CCCGCAATGGTTGCCGCAGCCATGGGGCCGTAGGGCACTTCAAATACGGAAGTTCCTCCCAGTTGGGCAACTGCAACCGGGATGGTATATAGACTTTCTTGGGTGATAAAGGTGAGGGCAAAAATGAACTCATTCCAAGCAAAAATAAACGTTAAAATTCCCGTTGTGACTAAAGCGGGTACGGTCATGGGTAGAATGATATTCAGCAACATGCCCAAGGTGCTGTAACCATCAATTTTGGCTGAATCTTCTAAGTCTTTGGGCAATTGTTGAAAGAAGCTTCTCAGGACTAGAATGGTTAAGGGTAAGTTGATCGCCGTATAGGGAACAATCAGCGCCAGATAATTATTGCCCAATCCCAAGGCTTTCACCATTTCTAAGAGTCCCAGAAACAGCAGCACGTAGGGAAATAGGCTAATCACTAAAATAAAGGCCAGGATAATTTTTTCTCCCGGTATGTTTAAGCGAGTGAGACTATAGGCGGCGGGCGCTCCGATGCCTAAGCAGAGAAGGGTGGAGAGGATGGAAACTAGGGCGCTATTGAAGCCATAACGAAGGAAGCCTAAGCCTAAACTTTGATAGTGTTTTAAGGTGAGTTGATCGGGGCTGGGCAGATAAATATTGGGAATGGCAGAAATGGCTTCATTAGTCTTGATGGAGGTCAGAATTTGCCACAAAATGGGAGTAACAAAAAATAAAGTTGTACCTAAAATGCCGATCCATAATAGGAATTTTATCCAGTTTAATTTAGGCTTCATTTCAGATTTCATAGATTACTTTCCTCCGCTATGCAGTAGATTTTGATATGAAGTCCGGTTTCCGCAAGCGGACATGAAAATGGGAAAAGAGAAGCGGGCAAGATGCCCACACTCCTGGCATTCCTTGATATTATTTGGAGTGGTAGCGTCTCACTCCCTAGATTTTTAATGATCGAAAAATGCATTGGTTTTACGTTTTTATCCATCTGCGAAACTCATTTGCAGCTTCTAAGCGTGATGTTTGTGCCATCAACACGCAGCGAGTGAGAAGTTCTATATCCAAATCAATCAGTTCCGGGATTTCACTGCGGGCAATTTGACTGTA
The nucleotide sequence above comes from Roseofilum capinflatum BLCC-M114. Encoded proteins:
- a CDS encoding carbohydrate ABC transporter permease, coding for MKSEMKPKLNWIKFLLWIGILGTTLFFVTPILWQILTSIKTNEAISAIPNIYLPSPDQLTLKHYQSLGLGFLRYGFNSALVSILSTLLCLGIGAPAAYSLTRLNIPGEKIILAFILVISLFPYVLLFLGLLEMVKALGLGNNYLALIVPYTAINLPLTILVLRSFFQQLPKDLEDSAKIDGYSTLGMLLNIILPMTVPALVTTGILTFIFAWNEFIFALTFITQESLYTIPVAVAQLGGTSVFEVPYGPMAAATIAGTVPLVILVLIFQRRIVQGITAGAVKG